From a single Corynebacterium kroppenstedtii DSM 44385 genomic region:
- the lepA gene encoding translation elongation factor 4, producing MATNYAETTFTDSERIRNFCIIAHIDHGKSTLADRILQLTGVVGDRDMRDQYLDNMDIERERGITIKAQNVRLPWVPKTGDHAGEQIVLHLIDTPGHVDFTYEVSRALEACEGAILLVDAAQGIEAQTLANLYLAMENDLEIIPVLNKIDLPAADPDKFADELALIIGCEPEEVLRVSAKTGDGVPELLDKLCDVVPAPTGNADAPARALIFDSVYDTYRGVVTYVRVMDGRLKAREKIQMMSTGATHETLEIGVVSPQPKKTDGLGVGEVGYLITGVKDVRQSKVGDTVTVVNDPATEPLKGYEEPKPMVYSGLFPISADQYPDLRDALEKLQLNDAALTYEPESSVALGFGFRCGFLGLLHMEITRARLEREFNLDLISTAPSVVYRVVTEAGEETKVRNPSDWPDGKPREIYEPIVKMTVIVPAEFLGPTMELCQSKRGQMGGMDYLSEDRVELRYTMPLGEIIFDFFDMLKSRTKGYASLNYEDAGEQIADLVKVDILLQGDPVDAFSAIVHRDNAQWYGNKMTTKLKELIPRQQFEVPIQAAIGSKIIARENVRAVRKDVLAKCYGGDISRKRKLLEKQKAGKKRMKSIGSVSVPQEAFVAALSTDEGKK from the coding sequence ATGGCCACCAACTACGCGGAAACAACGTTCACCGACTCGGAGCGTATCCGGAACTTCTGCATCATCGCACACATCGACCACGGGAAATCGACCTTGGCGGATCGAATTCTGCAGCTCACCGGGGTGGTCGGCGATCGTGACATGCGCGACCAGTATCTGGACAACATGGATATTGAGCGCGAACGGGGCATCACGATTAAGGCCCAGAATGTGCGCCTGCCGTGGGTCCCCAAAACTGGGGATCATGCGGGTGAGCAGATCGTGCTGCATCTCATCGACACTCCCGGTCACGTCGACTTCACGTATGAAGTCTCGCGTGCCCTGGAGGCGTGTGAGGGGGCTATTCTTCTTGTCGACGCTGCTCAGGGCATTGAGGCGCAGACTCTCGCGAATCTGTATCTCGCGATGGAGAATGACCTGGAAATTATTCCGGTGTTGAACAAAATTGATCTTCCCGCCGCGGACCCGGACAAGTTTGCCGACGAGCTGGCCTTGATCATTGGGTGTGAGCCGGAAGAAGTCTTGCGCGTCTCGGCGAAGACCGGCGACGGCGTCCCCGAACTGTTAGACAAGTTGTGCGATGTTGTTCCTGCGCCGACGGGGAATGCGGATGCGCCTGCTCGCGCGCTGATTTTCGATTCGGTGTACGACACCTATCGCGGCGTCGTGACCTATGTCCGCGTGATGGATGGTCGGCTGAAGGCCCGCGAGAAGATTCAGATGATGTCGACGGGGGCCACGCACGAAACGCTGGAGATCGGCGTTGTTTCTCCGCAGCCGAAGAAGACCGACGGTTTGGGTGTCGGCGAAGTGGGGTACCTCATCACGGGTGTGAAGGACGTGCGCCAGTCGAAGGTGGGTGACACCGTGACTGTGGTGAATGATCCTGCCACGGAACCGTTGAAAGGCTATGAAGAGCCGAAGCCGATGGTGTATTCGGGGTTGTTCCCCATTTCGGCGGATCAGTATCCGGATTTGCGCGACGCCTTGGAGAAACTGCAGCTCAACGACGCCGCGTTAACCTACGAACCGGAGTCGTCCGTGGCGCTGGGTTTCGGTTTCCGGTGCGGTTTCTTGGGCTTGCTCCACATGGAAATTACTCGTGCTCGGCTGGAGCGTGAGTTCAATTTGGATTTGATTTCGACGGCCCCGTCGGTGGTGTACCGCGTGGTGACAGAGGCGGGCGAAGAGACCAAGGTGCGTAATCCTTCGGATTGGCCTGATGGAAAGCCGCGGGAGATTTACGAACCCATCGTGAAGATGACGGTGATCGTTCCCGCGGAGTTCTTGGGTCCGACGATGGAACTGTGCCAGTCGAAGCGCGGTCAGATGGGCGGCATGGATTATCTGTCAGAGGACCGCGTGGAGCTGCGGTACACCATGCCGCTGGGGGAGATCATCTTCGACTTCTTCGACATGTTGAAGTCCCGCACGAAGGGCTATGCGTCCTTGAACTATGAGGACGCGGGCGAGCAGATTGCTGACCTCGTGAAAGTCGACATTCTTTTGCAGGGCGATCCGGTGGATGCGTTTTCTGCCATCGTGCACCGGGACAATGCGCAGTGGTACGGCAATAAGATGACGACGAAGCTCAAGGAGCTGATTCCTCGTCAGCAGTTTGAGGTGCCGATTCAGGCTGCGATCGGGTCGAAAATTATCGCCCGCGAGAATGTCCGGGCCGTCCGCAAGGACGTGTTGGCCAAGTGCTACGGTGGCGACATTTCTCGTAAGCGGAAGCTCCTGGAGAAGCAGAAGGCCGGTAAGAAACGCATGAAGAGCATCGGTTCTGTGTCGGTTCCTCAGGAAGCGTTCGTTGCGGCCTTGTCGACCGACGAGGGGAAGAAGTAG
- a CDS encoding 3-hydroxybutyryl-CoA dehydrogenase, with protein MADQKHNDKSSDSVDISALRVGVVGAGQMGSGIIEVAARHGSDVVAWEATQEFADKGLERITKSLERGVSRGKLSEEDKDAALGRIRITTDLEEFADRQLVCEAIVENPEVKADIFGKLDKIVSDPDAPLCSNTSSLPIQQIASATSNPGRVMGLHFFNPVPVLPLVEHVRTLDTTDAVSDRAEKWASEVLKKTVIKAKDRSGFIVNFLLVPYLLSAIRMLENGVATKEDIDAGMRNGAAHPMGPIALSDMVGLDTVASIADVMVDEYGDPTYACPPLLRRMVQAGRLGKKTGRGFYTYDEKGKPIR; from the coding sequence ATGGCAGATCAGAAGCACAACGATAAGTCATCGGACTCGGTCGACATTTCGGCGTTGCGTGTAGGTGTCGTCGGTGCTGGTCAAATGGGGTCAGGCATTATTGAAGTTGCTGCCCGTCATGGTTCCGACGTCGTAGCGTGGGAAGCTACCCAGGAGTTCGCCGACAAAGGGCTCGAGAGGATCACCAAGTCCCTCGAGCGCGGTGTATCACGAGGCAAGCTATCCGAGGAAGACAAGGACGCCGCGCTCGGGCGTATCCGCATCACCACTGATTTGGAGGAGTTTGCGGATCGCCAACTGGTCTGCGAAGCGATCGTTGAAAACCCCGAGGTCAAAGCAGATATTTTTGGGAAGCTCGACAAGATCGTTTCGGATCCCGATGCGCCTTTGTGTTCTAACACCTCGTCGTTGCCCATTCAGCAGATTGCGTCGGCAACGTCGAACCCAGGTCGCGTGATGGGGCTGCACTTCTTCAATCCTGTCCCGGTTCTTCCGCTGGTTGAGCACGTTCGAACCTTGGATACGACGGATGCCGTTTCTGATCGGGCCGAAAAGTGGGCCAGCGAGGTGCTGAAGAAAACGGTGATCAAGGCGAAGGATCGCTCCGGGTTTATCGTCAACTTCTTGTTGGTGCCCTACCTGCTTTCTGCGATCCGCATGCTGGAAAATGGCGTGGCGACCAAGGAAGACATCGACGCTGGGATGCGCAATGGTGCAGCACATCCCATGGGGCCCATCGCGCTCTCCGACATGGTGGGGCTGGACACTGTGGCATCGATTGCCGACGTTATGGTCGACGAATATGGCGACCCGACGTACGCCTGCCCGCCCCTGCTGCGTCGGATGGTTCAAGCCGGTCGGTTAGGAAAGAAGACCGGCCGTGGCTTTTACACGTACGACGAGAAAGGCAAACCTATTCGTTAG
- a CDS encoding type II toxin-antitoxin system PemK/MazF family toxin yields the protein MFVPRGNSGPFSYDSEPERHTQRSSLIRHITGFLAHKRATTSDDDFELPDAAGRSHSPRRSRRVPTSFSRPFHHEGALDQGLASLQQGLGMTDSSVSTFNNEDEPVLARPTGACASTLIYAPDMDGQADPGEVVWVHSPNKQSDGRERAIVILGHHERYIRGLLISTNDEHSTDNNWLEIGAGGWDMQGRPAWVRLDKIIEVPDHMIRRKGTVLPRRRFERIASRLRTDYNWR from the coding sequence ATGTTCGTACCGCGAGGAAATTCGGGCCCATTTTCATACGACTCTGAGCCCGAACGCCACACGCAGCGGTCTTCCCTGATCCGTCACATCACCGGCTTTCTTGCCCACAAGCGGGCAACCACGAGTGACGACGACTTCGAACTCCCTGACGCGGCCGGGAGGTCGCACTCACCACGCCGATCTCGTCGCGTTCCGACGTCATTCTCGCGGCCATTCCACCACGAAGGTGCCCTGGATCAAGGCCTTGCTTCACTGCAGCAAGGGCTAGGTATGACGGACTCCAGCGTTTCGACGTTTAATAACGAGGATGAGCCGGTTCTCGCACGGCCCACTGGTGCCTGCGCCTCTACGCTGATTTATGCGCCCGATATGGATGGGCAGGCCGATCCTGGCGAGGTCGTCTGGGTTCATTCCCCGAATAAGCAATCGGACGGCCGGGAACGAGCAATCGTTATTCTTGGCCACCACGAGCGATACATTCGCGGACTTCTCATTTCGACGAATGACGAGCACTCGACCGATAACAACTGGCTGGAGATCGGCGCCGGGGGCTGGGATATGCAAGGCCGCCCCGCATGGGTTCGGTTAGACAAGATCATCGAGGTTCCTGACCACATGATTCGTCGGAAAGGGACAGTGTTGCCACGGCGGCGGTTTGAACGCATCGCCAGCCGGCTGCGGACGGACTACAACTGGCGTTAG
- a CDS encoding HNH endonuclease family protein, with the protein MRTTRAHCSSHHGPLFSHYSLSALVGIFLSLGLVMPLSGCGDIATQGNNGSSSASSPANNDAASANDGTGPNDNGSADDGSSPADSPDQGANEPPATDAAFPGSPRAEHIGQLSKQESTDALTALNVPFPTGDIHALLAALPESPRRGGAERYQRKNFGPAWADVDRNGCDTRNDILHRDLTDITTKPPQGCVVLTGELHDPYTGNTIDFHRGKKTSQAVQIDHVVALSNAWASGAYALPYAARTALANDPLNLLAVDGPTNNAKSDKDAAEWMPPNTAYRCGYADRQVRVKSKYHLRVTRQEKEALTAVLNQCAA; encoded by the coding sequence ATGCGAACGACGCGAGCACATTGTTCCAGCCATCATGGGCCATTGTTTTCCCACTATTCACTCTCAGCACTGGTGGGCATTTTTCTGAGCCTCGGCCTTGTTATGCCCCTTTCAGGCTGCGGAGACATCGCTACACAGGGCAACAATGGTTCATCTTCGGCGAGCTCTCCGGCTAACAATGATGCCGCTTCCGCGAACGATGGCACTGGACCAAACGACAATGGCTCAGCCGACGATGGCTCGTCACCCGCCGATTCTCCTGATCAAGGCGCTAATGAACCACCCGCCACGGATGCTGCTTTCCCCGGCTCCCCACGTGCTGAACACATCGGCCAGCTGAGCAAACAAGAAAGCACCGATGCACTCACCGCGCTGAATGTCCCCTTCCCCACCGGCGACATTCACGCACTCCTCGCAGCGCTGCCTGAATCACCGCGTCGTGGTGGCGCAGAGCGATACCAACGTAAGAATTTCGGCCCGGCATGGGCGGATGTCGATCGCAACGGCTGTGACACCCGCAATGACATCCTCCACCGGGACCTCACGGACATCACGACGAAACCGCCACAGGGATGCGTCGTTCTTACCGGAGAATTACATGACCCCTACACGGGCAACACCATCGATTTCCACCGTGGGAAGAAAACCTCGCAGGCGGTACAAATCGACCACGTTGTCGCGTTATCCAATGCATGGGCAAGTGGCGCCTATGCGCTGCCGTATGCCGCGCGCACTGCACTCGCCAACGATCCGCTCAACTTGCTCGCCGTGGACGGCCCTACCAACAACGCCAAATCCGACAAGGACGCCGCCGAGTGGATGCCGCCGAACACCGCCTACCGGTGCGGATACGCCGACCGACAAGTTCGCGTGAAGTCGAAATACCATCTACGGGTCACGCGGCAGGAGAAGGAAGCGCTCACCGCCGTGCTTAATCAGTGCGCGGCGTAA